The following proteins are encoded in a genomic region of Dasypus novemcinctus isolate mDasNov1 chromosome 21, mDasNov1.1.hap2, whole genome shotgun sequence:
- the LOC131274940 gene encoding uncharacterized protein isoform X3 gives MWPRKRKGRQMSPSNSSSLEAPLEDLVEDPLRDREDEVVPPNVEGNSRESENEDQEQLMGALPSDQEDEEVPFKAKVAPGESQTAGTPKGLLDESPSEREDEEVPSNSKVASGVSENAPPEGLLEELLSAEAIEHTPFTYTKPIPRASNNDWLADRKYDSTSSDDDDDNPGHPITVTAMVHSEAFFSDSEESDVENGNMHLPTLLEEEESVDINLLFRECTEGINDVKREEEEEEDMKFSVHEELAGVPTTVCEYGGGDRNLMGNMSTDPTTDCYKDAELEASA, from the exons ATGTGGccaaggaagaggaagggccgTCAAATGTCCCCAAGCAACTCTTCTTCTTTGGAAG CTCCCCTGGAAGACCTGGTGGAGGACCCTCTTCGTGACAGGGAGGATGAAGTGGTTCCACCTAATGTTGAG gggaactccagagaaagtgaaaacG AAGACCAGGAACAACTGATGGGGGCACTTCCAAGTGATCAAGAggatgaagaggtcccatttaaagCCAAG GTGGCCCCAGGAGAAAGTCAAACTGCTG GAACCCCTAAGGGCCTGCTGGATGAGTCCCCCAGTGAGAGGGAAGATGAGGAGGTTCCATCAAATTCCAAG GTGGCTTCAGGAGTAAGTGAAAATG CTCCCCCTGAGGGCCTGCTGGAGGAACTCCTAAGTGCCGAGGCCATAGAGCACACTCCATTTACTTACACCAAG CCAATCCCAAGAGCAAGCAACAATG ACTGGCTTGCGGACCGCAAGTATGACTCCACTAGCAGCGATGACGACGACGACAATCCAG gTCACCCTATCACGGTCACCGCAATGGTACACTCAGAGGCGTTTTTCTCGGACTCAGAAGAGTCAGACGTAGAGAATGGCAATatgcat CTGCCTACACTCTTGGAGGAGGAGGAGTCTGTTGACATCAACCTTCTTTTCCGAGAATGCACAGAAGGAATCAACGATgtaaaaagagaggaagaagaggaagaagacat GAAATTCAGCGTTCATGAGGAGCTTGccggagtgcctacaactgtgtGTGAATATGGAGGCGGAGATAGGAATCTGATGGGGAACATGAGCACAG
- the LOC131274940 gene encoding uncharacterized protein isoform X1 yields MGNLNCCSRGDPSEELPNARAGEENPSNTKVASRTREQGSCLKYKKRKCATQSKKSTARHSQSVRRRKITMWPRKRKGRQMSPSNSSSLEAPLEDLVEDPLRDREDEVVPPNVEGNSRESENEDQEQLMGALPSDQEDEEVPFKAKVAPGESQTAGTPKGLLDESPSEREDEEVPSNSKVASGVSENAPPEGLLEELLSAEAIEHTPFTYTKPIPRASNNDWLADRKYDSTSSDDDDDNPGHPITVTAMVHSEAFFSDSEESDVENGNMHLPTLLEEEESVDINLLFRECTEGINDVKREEEEEEDMKFSVHEELAGVPTTVCEYGGGDRNLMGNMSTDPTTDCYKDAELEASA; encoded by the exons ATGGGAAACCTCAATTGCTGCTCAAGAG GTGACCCATCAGAGGAACTCCCTAATGCCAGGGCAGGTGAGGAGAACCCATCTAACACAAAG GTAGCCTCAAGAACAAGAGAACAAG GTTCATGTCtcaagtataaaaaaagaaaatgtgctacTCAATCCAAAAAGTCTACTGCCCGCCATTCCCAGTCTGTCAGACGTCGCAAAATCACCATGTGGccaaggaagaggaagggccgTCAAATGTCCCCAAGCAACTCTTCTTCTTTGGAAG CTCCCCTGGAAGACCTGGTGGAGGACCCTCTTCGTGACAGGGAGGATGAAGTGGTTCCACCTAATGTTGAG gggaactccagagaaagtgaaaacG AAGACCAGGAACAACTGATGGGGGCACTTCCAAGTGATCAAGAggatgaagaggtcccatttaaagCCAAG GTGGCCCCAGGAGAAAGTCAAACTGCTG GAACCCCTAAGGGCCTGCTGGATGAGTCCCCCAGTGAGAGGGAAGATGAGGAGGTTCCATCAAATTCCAAG GTGGCTTCAGGAGTAAGTGAAAATG CTCCCCCTGAGGGCCTGCTGGAGGAACTCCTAAGTGCCGAGGCCATAGAGCACACTCCATTTACTTACACCAAG CCAATCCCAAGAGCAAGCAACAATG ACTGGCTTGCGGACCGCAAGTATGACTCCACTAGCAGCGATGACGACGACGACAATCCAG gTCACCCTATCACGGTCACCGCAATGGTACACTCAGAGGCGTTTTTCTCGGACTCAGAAGAGTCAGACGTAGAGAATGGCAATatgcat CTGCCTACACTCTTGGAGGAGGAGGAGTCTGTTGACATCAACCTTCTTTTCCGAGAATGCACAGAAGGAATCAACGATgtaaaaagagaggaagaagaggaagaagacat GAAATTCAGCGTTCATGAGGAGCTTGccggagtgcctacaactgtgtGTGAATATGGAGGCGGAGATAGGAATCTGATGGGGAACATGAGCACAG
- the LOC131274940 gene encoding protein IWS1 homolog isoform X2, producing the protein MGNLNCCSRGDPSEELPNARAGEENPSNTKVASRTREQGSCLKYKKRKCATQSKKSTARHSQSVRRRKITMWPRKRKGRQMSPSNSSSLEAPLEDLVEDPLRDREDEVVPPNVEGNSRESENDQEQLMGALPSDQEDEEVPFKAKVAPGESQTAGTPKGLLDESPSEREDEEVPSNSKVASGVSENAPPEGLLEELLSAEAIEHTPFTYTKPIPRASNNDWLADRKYDSTSSDDDDDNPGHPITVTAMVHSEAFFSDSEESDVENGNMHLPTLLEEEESVDINLLFRECTEGINDVKREEEEEEDMKFSVHEELAGVPTTVCEYGGGDRNLMGNMSTDPTTDCYKDAELEASA; encoded by the exons ATGGGAAACCTCAATTGCTGCTCAAGAG GTGACCCATCAGAGGAACTCCCTAATGCCAGGGCAGGTGAGGAGAACCCATCTAACACAAAG GTAGCCTCAAGAACAAGAGAACAAG GTTCATGTCtcaagtataaaaaaagaaaatgtgctacTCAATCCAAAAAGTCTACTGCCCGCCATTCCCAGTCTGTCAGACGTCGCAAAATCACCATGTGGccaaggaagaggaagggccgTCAAATGTCCCCAAGCAACTCTTCTTCTTTGGAAG CTCCCCTGGAAGACCTGGTGGAGGACCCTCTTCGTGACAGGGAGGATGAAGTGGTTCCACCTAATGTTGAG gggaactccagagaaagtgaaaacG ACCAGGAACAACTGATGGGGGCACTTCCAAGTGATCAAGAggatgaagaggtcccatttaaagCCAAG GTGGCCCCAGGAGAAAGTCAAACTGCTG GAACCCCTAAGGGCCTGCTGGATGAGTCCCCCAGTGAGAGGGAAGATGAGGAGGTTCCATCAAATTCCAAG GTGGCTTCAGGAGTAAGTGAAAATG CTCCCCCTGAGGGCCTGCTGGAGGAACTCCTAAGTGCCGAGGCCATAGAGCACACTCCATTTACTTACACCAAG CCAATCCCAAGAGCAAGCAACAATG ACTGGCTTGCGGACCGCAAGTATGACTCCACTAGCAGCGATGACGACGACGACAATCCAG gTCACCCTATCACGGTCACCGCAATGGTACACTCAGAGGCGTTTTTCTCGGACTCAGAAGAGTCAGACGTAGAGAATGGCAATatgcat CTGCCTACACTCTTGGAGGAGGAGGAGTCTGTTGACATCAACCTTCTTTTCCGAGAATGCACAGAAGGAATCAACGATgtaaaaagagaggaagaagaggaagaagacat GAAATTCAGCGTTCATGAGGAGCTTGccggagtgcctacaactgtgtGTGAATATGGAGGCGGAGATAGGAATCTGATGGGGAACATGAGCACAG